One genomic window of Paramormyrops kingsleyae isolate MSU_618 chromosome 20, PKINGS_0.4, whole genome shotgun sequence includes the following:
- the fam53b gene encoding protein FAM53B isoform X1 → MVIIHAKTLEKKKADDVTTRGSRLELCGPPTMSQGAALFSRGGGGTGMWGDISRCLTIQQGAPGAGLESLWDAGPAGGLTSLIHDLKLSEGKASPYPSAAVPTAPPSKRQCRSLSCSDEPPSSRSAWKPQGSRVWTTVEKRRCHSGGSVQRGPSQPGGAFPAMQRSSSFSLPTRANGLPELPCFSFTGMPSPSLAEPPHVLYLSQERVSPPGGQEASPATSPDSTPELGRRMGAGGLARSHSQPCVLNERKIGMKRRRPEEVQEQRPSLDLAKMTQKLSTFCSLSCPGFTETSCCSPAPSCSNGTKQPIDCDDQGVEPRHMMTRRKDPSGKEAGGYSAGGDAGGCWRVPRSSGTDADRLGGELDIEQIERN, encoded by the exons ATGGTGATCATTCACGCAAAGACGCTGGAAAAGAAGAAGGCCGATGATGTAACGACTAGGGGTTCCCGTTTGGAGCTG TGTGGCCCTCCGACCATGAGCCAAGGGGCGGCGCTGTTCTCCCGTGGAGGCGGGG GCACGGGCATGTGGGGAGACATCAGCCGCTGCCTCACCatccaacagggggcgccaggCGCTGGTCTGGAAAGCCTTTGGGATGCGGGCCCTGCCGGCGGCCTCACCAGCCTGATTCATGACTTGAAGCTGAGCGAAGGCAAGGCGTCCCCCTACCCGTCAGCGGCGGTGCCGACGGCGCCCCCTAGCAAGCGTCAGTGCCGTTCTCTGTCCTGCTCAGACGAGCCGCCTAGCAGCCGGAGCGCGTGGAAGCCCCAGGGCTCGCGGGTGTGGACCACGGTGGAGAAGCGCCGTTGCCACAGCGGGGGCAGCGTGCAGCGCGGTCCCTCGCAGCCAGGGGGCGCATTCCCCGCCATGCAACGTAGCTCCAGTTTCAGCCTGCCCACCCGTGCCAACGGCCTCCCCGAACTGCCCTGCTTCAGCTTCACCGGCATGCCCTCACCCTCACTGGCGGAGCCCCCGCACGTCCTCTATCTCTCTCAGGAACGAGTCAGCCCCCCCGGAGGGCAGGAGGCCTCCCCCGCCACCTCCCCGGACTCCACGCCAGAGCTGGGCCGGCGGATGGGCGCGGGCGGGCTGGCGAGGAGCCACTCGCAGCCCTGCGTGCTCAATGAGCGCAAGATCGGCATGAAACGCAGGAGGCCGGAGGAGGTGCAGGAGCAGAGGCCGTCCCTGGACTTGGCCAAGATGACCCAG AAACTCTCGACTTTCTGTAGCCTCAGCTGTCCGGGCTTTACGGAGACTTCCTGCTGTAGCCCCGCCCCTTCCTGTAGCAATGGCACCAAGCAGCCAATTGACTGCGACGACCAGGGGGTGGAGCCTCGGCACATGATGACACGTCGCAAAGACCCGTCTGGAAAGGAAGCGGGTGGCTATTCGGCCGGAGGCGACGCGGGTGGGTGCTGGCGGGTCCCGCGCAGCTCCGGGACTGATGCGGACCGGCTGGGGGGCGAGCTGGACATCGAGCAGATCGAGAGGAACTGA
- the fam53b gene encoding protein FAM53B isoform X2, protein MWGDISRCLTIQQGAPGAGLESLWDAGPAGGLTSLIHDLKLSEGKASPYPSAAVPTAPPSKRQCRSLSCSDEPPSSRSAWKPQGSRVWTTVEKRRCHSGGSVQRGPSQPGGAFPAMQRSSSFSLPTRANGLPELPCFSFTGMPSPSLAEPPHVLYLSQERVSPPGGQEASPATSPDSTPELGRRMGAGGLARSHSQPCVLNERKIGMKRRRPEEVQEQRPSLDLAKMTQKLSTFCSLSCPGFTETSCCSPAPSCSNGTKQPIDCDDQGVEPRHMMTRRKDPSGKEAGGYSAGGDAGGCWRVPRSSGTDADRLGGELDIEQIERN, encoded by the exons ATGTGGGGAGACATCAGCCGCTGCCTCACCatccaacagggggcgccaggCGCTGGTCTGGAAAGCCTTTGGGATGCGGGCCCTGCCGGCGGCCTCACCAGCCTGATTCATGACTTGAAGCTGAGCGAAGGCAAGGCGTCCCCCTACCCGTCAGCGGCGGTGCCGACGGCGCCCCCTAGCAAGCGTCAGTGCCGTTCTCTGTCCTGCTCAGACGAGCCGCCTAGCAGCCGGAGCGCGTGGAAGCCCCAGGGCTCGCGGGTGTGGACCACGGTGGAGAAGCGCCGTTGCCACAGCGGGGGCAGCGTGCAGCGCGGTCCCTCGCAGCCAGGGGGCGCATTCCCCGCCATGCAACGTAGCTCCAGTTTCAGCCTGCCCACCCGTGCCAACGGCCTCCCCGAACTGCCCTGCTTCAGCTTCACCGGCATGCCCTCACCCTCACTGGCGGAGCCCCCGCACGTCCTCTATCTCTCTCAGGAACGAGTCAGCCCCCCCGGAGGGCAGGAGGCCTCCCCCGCCACCTCCCCGGACTCCACGCCAGAGCTGGGCCGGCGGATGGGCGCGGGCGGGCTGGCGAGGAGCCACTCGCAGCCCTGCGTGCTCAATGAGCGCAAGATCGGCATGAAACGCAGGAGGCCGGAGGAGGTGCAGGAGCAGAGGCCGTCCCTGGACTTGGCCAAGATGACCCAG AAACTCTCGACTTTCTGTAGCCTCAGCTGTCCGGGCTTTACGGAGACTTCCTGCTGTAGCCCCGCCCCTTCCTGTAGCAATGGCACCAAGCAGCCAATTGACTGCGACGACCAGGGGGTGGAGCCTCGGCACATGATGACACGTCGCAAAGACCCGTCTGGAAAGGAAGCGGGTGGCTATTCGGCCGGAGGCGACGCGGGTGGGTGCTGGCGGGTCCCGCGCAGCTCCGGGACTGATGCGGACCGGCTGGGGGGCGAGCTGGACATCGAGCAGATCGAGAGGAACTGA